In Vigna angularis cultivar LongXiaoDou No.4 chromosome 8, ASM1680809v1, whole genome shotgun sequence, one DNA window encodes the following:
- the LOC108343703 gene encoding amino acid transporter AVT6B: MTIVNLEPRAKKTKSRKNKAVADEKAPLIPKTLEADSSGFDDFNGASFSGAVFNLSTTIIGAGIMGLPACVKKLGMIPGLLSIILIAFLTEKSIGFMIRISRAGNLSSYATLVGDTFGKFGKALVQICVVVNNIGMLIIYMIIIGDVISGTSSGGVHHSGLLEGWFGVYWWTGRTFVLLVITLSVFAPLSCFKRIDSLRYTSALSFGLAVVFLVIAVGISIFKIVIGGIEMPRLFPIITDVSSVFELFTVTPVVVTAYLCHFNVHPIDNELEDSSQIRGVVRASLALCASVYLLTSFFGFLLFGEGTLDDVLANFDTDLGIPFGSVLNDAVRATYAAHLMLVFPVVFYAVRINLDGLLFPSSRPLVLDNIRFSMITVALIVFSFWGANFIPSIWDIFQFTGATAAACLAFIFPAAIILKDRYNIATNRDKILSVFMIVLAVFANVVAIYSDALALIKTSLSSMGVIS; the protein is encoded by the exons ATGACTATCGTGAACCTAGAACCCAGAGCAAAGAAGACAAAATCAAGGAAGAACAAAGCAGTGGCTGATGAGAAGGCACCTTTGATACCTAAAACTCTTGAGGCTGATTCTTCAGGGTTTGATGATTTCAATGGTGCTTCATTTTCTGGGGCAGTTTTCAACTTGTCCACCACAATTATTGGTGCTGGGATCATGGGGTTGCCCGCATGTGTTAAAAAATTGGGGATGATACCTGGTCTTCTTTCTATAATCTTGATTGCTTTTTTGACAGAGAAGTCAATTGGGTTCATGATTAGGATTTCCCGGGCAGGGAATCTTTCTTCTTATGCCACTCTAGTGGGGGATACATTTGGCAAATTTGGAAAAGCCCTGGTGCAGATATGTGTCGTAGTCAACAACATTGGAATGCTGATCATTTACATGATTATTATCG GTGATGTGATTTCTGGAACATCTTCTGGTGGAGTTCATCATTCTGGTTTACTTGAAGGATGGTTTGGAGTTTACTGGTGGACAGGACGTACATTTGTTCTTCTTGTTATAACACTTTCTGTGTTTGCACCTTTGTCCTGCTTCAAGCGCATTG ATTCGTTGAGATACACTTCTGCATTATCATTTGGTTTAGCAGTTGTCTTTCTCGTCATTGCTGTGGGAATTTCAATTTTCAAGATTGTCATTGGAGGCATTGAGATGCCTAGATTATTCCCTATCATTACTGATGTTTCCTCAGTTTTTGAACTGTTTACAGTAACTCCTGTGGTTGTCACAGCCTACCTATGCCACTTCAATG TACACCCCATAGACAACGAACTCGAGGACTCATCACAGATTCGTGGGGTTGTGCGTGCTTCCCTTGCTCTATGTGCTTCAGTGTACTTATTGACAAGCTTCTTTGGGTTCCTTCTATTTGGTGAAGGAACTCTGGATGATGTGCTTGCAAATTTTGACACTGATCTTGGGATTCCTTTTGGTTCTGTGCTCAACGATGCTGTTCGTGCTACCTATGCCGCACATCTTATGCTTGTGTTTCCAGTTGTCTTCTATGCAGTGCGGATCAACCTTGATGGTCTTTTGTTTCCATCATCTAGACCTTTGGTTCTAGATAACATCAGATTTTCAATGATTACTGTGGCCCTTattgttttttccttttggGGAGCAAATTTCATACCCAGCATTTGGGATATTTTCCAGTTCACTGGAGCAACTGCTGCAGCATGTTTAGCATTCATATTTCCAGCTGCCATCATCCTTAA GGATCGGTACAACATTGCAACTAATAGGGACAAGATTCTGTCTGTCTTCATGATAGTCCTCGCAGTCTTTGCAAACGTTGTGGCTATATACAGTGATGCACTTGCCTTGATCAAGACTAGTCTTAGCTCAATGGGAGTGATTTCATGA
- the LOC108346083 gene encoding ATP sulfurylase 2 isoform X1 codes for MSLSLTIKLHLASSSSSHLTHHHHAKKVTTFETCCYNAKIRPKPIYSTNPLIIPACRVRPRVQCGAMVKSSLIEPDGGALVDLVVPESVRGAKIIEAETLPKVQLTRIDLEWVHVVGEGWASPLRGFMREDEYLQSLHFNSLRVKDGSFVNMSLPIVLAIDDETKGRIGSSSHVALLGPDGDFVAILRSVEIYKHNKEERIARTWGTTAPGLPYVEEVITRAGNWLIGGDLEVLKPIKYNDGLDDYRLSPKQLRDEFDKREADAVFAFQLRNPVHNGHALLMNDTRKRLLEMGYKNPILLLHPLGGFTKVDDVPLDVRMEQHSKVLEDGVLDPETTIVAIFPSPMHYAGPTEVQWHAKARINAGANFYIVGRDPAGMGHPTEKRDLYDPDHGKKVLSMAPGLEKLNILPFRVAAYDTKVNKMAFFDPTRAKDFLFISGTKMRAFARSGENPPEGFMCPSGWNVLVKYYESLQAEEPSEQPVLST; via the exons ATGTCTCTAAGTCTAACCATCAAGCTACACTtggcttcatcttcttcctcccaCCTCACCCACCACCACCATGCAAAAAAGGTAACAACTTTCGAAACTTGTTGCTACAACGCCAAGATTCGTCCCAAGCCCATTTATAGCACCAACCCTTTGATCATCCCCGCGTGTAGAGTTAGGCCAAGAGTGCAGTGTGGTGCCATGGTCAAGAGTTCTCTGATAGAGCCTGATGGGGGGGCATTGGTGGATCTTGTGGTGCCTGAGAGTGTGAGGGGTGCTAAGATCATTGAGGCCGAGACGCTGCCCAAGGTGCAGCTCACAAGGATTGATCTTGAGTGGGTGCATGTGGTGGGGGAAGGCTGGGCTAGTCCCTTGAGAGGGTTCATGAGGGAGGATGAGTATCTTCAGAGTTTGCATTTCAATTCCCTTAGGGTCAAGGATGGTTCTTTCGTGAACATGTCCCTTCCCATTGTGTTGGCCATTGATGACGAGACCAAAGGGAGAATTGGGTCCTCTTCGCATGTGGCGTTGCTGGGGCCTGATGGAGATTTTGTTGCAATTCTTCGAAG TGTTGAAATCTACAAGCATAACAAGGAAGAGAGAATAGCTAGAACTTGGGGAACCACTGCTCCTGGATTACCTTATGTTGAGGAGGTCATCACTCGAGCTGGAAATTGGCTTATTGGAGGAGATTTGGAAGTGCTGAAACCTATCAAATATAATGATGGTCTTGATGACTACAGGCTCTCTCCCAAACAACTCCGAGACGAATTTGACAAGCGTGAAGCCGATGCAGTTTTTGCCTTCCAGTTAAGAAACCCTGTGCACAATGGCCATGCCTTGTTAATGAATGATACTCGCAAACGCCTTCTGGAAATGGGCTACAAAAATCCAATTTTACTGCTTCATCCTCTTGGAGGATTCACAAAGGTTGATGATGTTCCCTTGGATGTTAGGATGGAGCAACATAGTAAG GTCCTGGAAGATGGAGTTCTTGATCCCGAGACTACCATAGTTGCCATATTTCCATCGCCTATGCATTATGCTGGTCCAACTGAAGTACAGTGGCATGCCAAGGCACGCATAAATGCAGGTGCAAACTTCTATATTGTTGGTCGTGATCCAGCAGGTATGGGTCACCCAACTGAGAAAAGGGATTTGTATGACCCTGATCATGGAAAGAAGGTTCTTAGCATGGCTCCTGGTTTGGAGAAGCTTAACATTTTGCCATTCAGG GTGGCAGCTTATGACACAAAGGTTAATAAGATGGCATTTTTTGACCCAACCCGTGCTAAAGATTTCCTCTTTATTTCTGGAACCAAG ATGCGGGCTTTTGCGAGAAGCGGGGAGAACCCACCAGAAGGTTTCATGTGTCCAAGTGGGTGGAATGTTCTTGTGAAGTACTATGAGAGTTTGCAGGCAGAGGAGCCATCTGAACAGCCTGTGCTATCTACCTAG
- the LOC108346083 gene encoding ATP sulfurylase 2 isoform X2 yields MAIVKLNSKLYGRMSESVEIYKHNKEERIARTWGTTAPGLPYVEEVITRAGNWLIGGDLEVLKPIKYNDGLDDYRLSPKQLRDEFDKREADAVFAFQLRNPVHNGHALLMNDTRKRLLEMGYKNPILLLHPLGGFTKVDDVPLDVRMEQHSKVLEDGVLDPETTIVAIFPSPMHYAGPTEVQWHAKARINAGANFYIVGRDPAGMGHPTEKRDLYDPDHGKKVLSMAPGLEKLNILPFRVAAYDTKVNKMAFFDPTRAKDFLFISGTKMRAFARSGENPPEGFMCPSGWNVLVKYYESLQAEEPSEQPVLST; encoded by the exons ATGGCTATTGTAAAACTGAACAGTAAGCTCTACGGAAGGATGAGTGAAAG TGTTGAAATCTACAAGCATAACAAGGAAGAGAGAATAGCTAGAACTTGGGGAACCACTGCTCCTGGATTACCTTATGTTGAGGAGGTCATCACTCGAGCTGGAAATTGGCTTATTGGAGGAGATTTGGAAGTGCTGAAACCTATCAAATATAATGATGGTCTTGATGACTACAGGCTCTCTCCCAAACAACTCCGAGACGAATTTGACAAGCGTGAAGCCGATGCAGTTTTTGCCTTCCAGTTAAGAAACCCTGTGCACAATGGCCATGCCTTGTTAATGAATGATACTCGCAAACGCCTTCTGGAAATGGGCTACAAAAATCCAATTTTACTGCTTCATCCTCTTGGAGGATTCACAAAGGTTGATGATGTTCCCTTGGATGTTAGGATGGAGCAACATAGTAAG GTCCTGGAAGATGGAGTTCTTGATCCCGAGACTACCATAGTTGCCATATTTCCATCGCCTATGCATTATGCTGGTCCAACTGAAGTACAGTGGCATGCCAAGGCACGCATAAATGCAGGTGCAAACTTCTATATTGTTGGTCGTGATCCAGCAGGTATGGGTCACCCAACTGAGAAAAGGGATTTGTATGACCCTGATCATGGAAAGAAGGTTCTTAGCATGGCTCCTGGTTTGGAGAAGCTTAACATTTTGCCATTCAGG GTGGCAGCTTATGACACAAAGGTTAATAAGATGGCATTTTTTGACCCAACCCGTGCTAAAGATTTCCTCTTTATTTCTGGAACCAAG ATGCGGGCTTTTGCGAGAAGCGGGGAGAACCCACCAGAAGGTTTCATGTGTCCAAGTGGGTGGAATGTTCTTGTGAAGTACTATGAGAGTTTGCAGGCAGAGGAGCCATCTGAACAGCCTGTGCTATCTACCTAG